The Gemmatimonadota bacterium genomic sequence TTCTCGCGTTCAGTACTACGTTCACGGCAAGGCGGTGCAACCAGGTGCCAAACGCCGCCTCACCGCGAAATTGGGACAACTTGTCCCAAGCACGAACGAAAACGTCCTGCGTCAGCTCCTCCGCCTGGTTCCGGTCCCCCACCATGCGGGCACACACCGAGAACACACGGTTCTGGTGGGCCCGGTACAAACGCTCGAAGGCTCGCCGGTCCCCCGACGCGGCCAAAGCCACGTCGGGCGCTTCGCTCTCGACAGAGAGGGTGTCGCGCTGGGGTTGAGTCAAGAGCATCGGGAGGGCCGTCCTTCGCCTGGCACCGGATTGGATGGTCCGGGACCGGCAAAGGGTTTGAATCGACTACGGCCCTCCGGCCGGCCACGGTTTCTCTGCTACAGGCTTCGACCGGGGGGGAGCCACGGCGCCAGCTGCTCGCGGAGGGTGCGCAGGGCACGAGCCATGTGCGCCTCGACCGCCTTCACCGATATCCCCATGGCCGCGGCGACTTCCGCATACTTGAGCCCCTGCACGCGATTCAGTTCGAACACCTGGCGGCAGCGAGGCGGCAGCGAGTTGACGGCTCGTTCCAGCGCCGCCTCTACTTCGCCAGCCGCGGCCTCTCCGTCGCTGGCCCCCCGGGAGGGAAGGGTGTCTGCATCGAACTCGTCATCGCGGTTCTCGACCCGAAGGTGACGGAGACGATTGAGCGCCCGATTTCGCGTTGACTGGTAGAGGTATCCCTGCGGAGATCCGGTGATCACCAGTGTCTCGCGCCGCTTCCACAGCTCCAGCATCACATCCTGCACGACCTCCTCGGCGCCTTCGCGCTCGCGCAGAAGGCGCTCCGCGAACTGGACCAGAGGCGGGTACCACGCCCGGAAGAGGGCGTCGAAGGCGACCTCGTCCCCCGCCCGGAGGCGTTCAACCTGCTGGGCGAGAAGGGTGGGGTCTGGCGTCGACATGGGCGGATGATACCGTGAATCGGGACGGTGGCGATAGCTGGTCAAATGCCGGAGATTCCCGGCTAGGGTACTTTCGTTTACGCGTGTATCGAGGGGTATGACGGATCACACGAACGGCGATTCCACCGCTCCGGACTGGGAGTTGGCAGCCCGGCACATCGCGGGGGAGGGCGACGCTGGCGACCGGGCGCGGATGGAGTCGTTCCTGCGCGCGAATCCGGCGGACGCGGAGCTGTTGCGTGCGCTCGATACCCTTTCGCGGAAGGTACCTGCGGCATTGCCGAGCGGTCTGGATGTGGAGTCGGCGCTCCGGCGAACGCGGGAGCGACGGGACGAGGCGTCGGTGGTGTCCCTGGCGTCGCGTCGTGCAGGCTCGCCTCGACCGGCTATTCGCTGGGTGGGGCTGGCCGCGGCGGCCGCGGTCGCGCTGGTGTTCGCGCGGAACTGGTTAGTCCCCACGAACACGGATGGCACCGTCGCGGGATCGGTGTATCGCGGCACGGTCGGGCAGGTGGATTCCGTCCGCCTGGCGGACGGAAGTGTGGCGATGCTGGCGCCGGGTGCGACGCTGACGATCCCGGCTGGATTCCCCGCGGAGAACCGCAGCCTCCGACTTGAGGGTCAGGGTTGGTTCCGAGCGACGCACGAGGAGGAGCATCCCTTCACCGTACTGGCCGGAGATGCAGTTGTCCGGGACATCGGCACCGTGTTCTCGGTGCGTTCCGGGGTTAACGGCGAGGTGCGTGTGGCGGTCCATGAGGGTGCGGTCGCCGTCCGGGGAACCGGGGCGGCGGCCGAGGTACAGCTCTCGCAGGGAGACGAGGTAATGGTGGCGGCTGGAGCGGTCCAGGCGGCGTCGCGCGGCACGGTGCCCGAAGGTGACGCGGACTGGACGTCAGGGCGCCTGCACTTCCGTGATGTCTCCATGGAGGAGTTCAGCCGCACGGTGGCATCTTGGACCGGATGGGTCGTGCGCCTTGAAGATCCGGAATTGCGCGTATTGAGGGTGACCCAGGACCTGACGCTTGCCGAAGCGCGGCAGCGAATGGAAGAGGCGGCGTTGGTGCTGGGGGCGCGGGTGACGTGGAAGGGCGACACGGCCGTGGTCTCGCGGGGTGGAGGCCGGTAAGCCGAAGCAAGACTTCTTGAGGGCAGCACACCGTGAAGCGACTGCTCCTGATGGTGGCACTCGTCTTTCCTTCCCTCGCGGGAGGGCAGGATGCGTGCGCGCCGGCGGAGGGAGGACGCTGGGCGACCCCATTGGATAGGCTCATTCGTGTTGGTGCTGGCCTGCCCGTGCGGGACGCCATTGACCGCGCGGGACGTCAGGCGGGCGTGACCTTCGCCTATTCGGTTGACCTGTTGCCAGCTGGTGCCACGTCGTGCACCGCGGCGTCCGGGGTTCGCCTTGGGGATGCCTTGGCGTTGTGGTTGTCTGGATCGACGCTCGAGCCGGTGATCACCGGTCCCGACCGGATCATGTTGGTGCCCGGTCGGCGACCGCAGCCTCCGGCGGACGGCGTCTCCGACTCACTGCCTGCGCCCGCGTTGCTGGCGCAGGTGAGGGTCGAGGAGGCACGGGGGATTCCGCTGGTCGGTATGGTGACGGCGGCGCGCACCATCGTGGATCGAGCGGCGATCGAGGCGAGTGGCGCCTCGACGATCGCCCAGTTGCTGACGACGCACGTCCCTGGCATGTGGATCTGGACTCCGTCCCCCTCGAGCCTTGGCGCTGCCGTGGCCAGCCTGCGGGGGGCGAGTTCGTTTGGCGCCTCGTATCCCAAGGTCTACGTGGATGGGGTGGAGGTCGCGAACCCCTTGTTCCTCGCGCAGCTGGCGCCGGACCAGGTGGCGCGCATCGAGGTCATTCGCGGGCCGCAGGGTGCCGCGCTGTACGGCAGTGGGGCCGTGAGCGGTGTCATCGAGATCACGACCCTCCAGGCGAGCGGGCTGTCGGCGCCCTCGCACCTGTCCGTGCGGAGCAGCGCCGGGGTATCGGAGAGCGCGTACGCGCCCCTGGGAGCGTTTGTGCAGGAACATGCCTTCAGTGGGCGGATGGGTCGGGAGGACCGCTCACTCTCGGCGGGGCTGGCGATGGCGACGACCGGGGCATTCGTGCCCGGCGCGTACAGCCGGCAGCTGCAAGGGACGGTTGGGGCCGCCGTACTGGGCGCGCGCGCGCGCTGGCAGTTCACGGCGCGCGGGGTGTCGCAGGAGGCGGGCAATCCGTTGAGCCCGCTGTTGCCGGCGGCGCAAGCGGCGCCGGCGTCATCGCTGCAGCCACACGCGGCCATCGGGGCGCCCGAGGTCACGCTGCCGTGGGACAGCACGCGCGCGCAGTCGGTGCGGGAATACACCGTCGCAAGCACCCTGGCGTTCGAGCGGGCGTTGTGGTCGCACCAGGCGACCGCCGGGGTCGACGGCTACGTGCTCGACAACCTCGCGGCCACTGCGGGCCGGTACCGCACCCCCGGGGATAGCGCGTTGTTGTCGGCGGCGGGCAATGCCCAACGCGTGAGCTTGCGCTGGTCCGGCAATCGGCATTTCGTCGCTGGGACCGTTGGCACTGGCGCCGTGACCTTCGGGCTGGACCAGTCCAGCCTGCGAGACGCCACCCGTGGGGCGTCGTTTGCGCCGGCCCAGACCGGGGAGTCGGCGATCTGGCGTCACACCACGGGGCTGATGGCCCAGGGCGAAATCACGTGGCGGGGCGCCTTCGTGCTGAATGGCGGGCTGCGCCTGGAGCACAACGTCGGTTATACCCTCCTGAGCGGCGTCGAGACGCTGCCAACAGTCGGTGCCGCCTGGCGCCACACAGCGGGGCCGACGGCGATCACGCTCCGTGGGTCGTATGGCCGCGCGATCCAGCAGCCGCGCGTCGGGAGCCGGGACAACCCCTGGGGTGGGCGCTCGCCGGCGGTGGTCGTCCTGGAGCCCGAATCGCAGGCGGGATTCGAGTACGGATTCGACCTGCGATATGGCACAGCCGCCACGGTCAGCCTCACGCGGTTCGACCAGCGGGCGACAAACCTGATCCAGCCGGTGCTCTCCACCGGCCCCGGGGGACGGGGCCTGACCACGCGACTGGAGAATATCGGGGCGATCGACAACCGGGGATGGGAGCTGGAGGGGCGCGTCACCCGCGGCGCCCTCAACCTCACGGGATCGCTTGGGCTCACCGACAGTCGCGTGGAGCGGCTGGCGCGCGGGTACCAGGGCGACCTGCGCCCCAACGACCGGGTGCTGCAAGTACCGGCGCACACCGTCAGTCTTGCGGCCAATTGGCTCGGCCGCGGTTGGTCGGCGACCGCAAACGTCGCGCGGGCGGGCAACTGGATCAACTACGACTGGCTCTCCCTCACGTCGGCGGATCGGCCGCCGACCGGCGACGCGTTGCGGGGCTACTGGCTGCGGTATCCCGGCACGACCCGGGTAGGCCTGGTGTTCACGCGCGAGGTGACGTCGGCGTTTGAGCTCATGGGCAGCGCCGAGAACCTGCTGGGGACGCAGCGCGGCGAGCCAGACAACGTGACGATCGTCCCGGGGCGCACCATGCGCGCGGGGCTGCGCGCGAAGTTCTAACGCGTCAGGAGGACGCCACACGCCACGGCGGCCTGCGCATCGGACACCCGCGTCGCCGCGCGCTCCAGGAGCACGGCGAGTGTAGGCTCACGGGTGTCCCCTGCGAAGTTCATTTCGCCGGGGCGGGCAGGCGCAACGTGAACACCAGGTAGTCTGCCTTGGCCGCATGCTCCGCCGTCGGCGGCGCGTCCAGGGTTGGCACCGGGATGGCGCTGACGACCAGGGTGCGAGCGCCGGTGCTGCGCCGAACGGCCCGCGCTACGGTCCCCAGTCGGTAGTCGCTGTGGAACGCCCCGTCGTAGTGCACGACGACGGCGGATGGATTGGCGCGCCACGCCGTGGCAACCGCCTCGCCCATCGCCTCGTCCTTGCTGCACTGCGCCTCGTAGAACCGGTCCACCATGCGCTTGCTCGCCTCATCCAGCGCGGGGCCTGACGGCCCGCCATTCCCGTGTCCCTGCATCGACTCGGCGAAGCGGCGGTAGTACTCATC encodes the following:
- a CDS encoding FecR domain-containing protein, whose translation is MTDHTNGDSTAPDWELAARHIAGEGDAGDRARMESFLRANPADAELLRALDTLSRKVPAALPSGLDVESALRRTRERRDEASVVSLASRRAGSPRPAIRWVGLAAAAAVALVFARNWLVPTNTDGTVAGSVYRGTVGQVDSVRLADGSVAMLAPGATLTIPAGFPAENRSLRLEGQGWFRATHEEEHPFTVLAGDAVVRDIGTVFSVRSGVNGEVRVAVHEGAVAVRGTGAAAEVQLSQGDEVMVAAGAVQAASRGTVPEGDADWTSGRLHFRDVSMEEFSRTVASWTGWVVRLEDPELRVLRVTQDLTLAEARQRMEEAALVLGARVTWKGDTAVVSRGGGR
- a CDS encoding RNA polymerase sigma-70 factor gives rise to the protein MSTPDPTLLAQQVERLRAGDEVAFDALFRAWYPPLVQFAERLLREREGAEEVVQDVMLELWKRRETLVITGSPQGYLYQSTRNRALNRLRHLRVENRDDEFDADTLPSRGASDGEAAAGEVEAALERAVNSLPPRCRQVFELNRVQGLKYAEVAAAMGISVKAVEAHMARALRTLREQLAPWLPPGRSL
- a CDS encoding RNA polymerase sigma factor, with the protein product MLLTQPQRDTLSVESEAPDVALAASGDRRAFERLYRAHQNRVFSVCARMVGDRNQAEELTQDVFVRAWDKLSQFRGEAAFGTWLHRLAVNVVLNARKSDGRVRARLSDDEEAMDRVPAPGGAPMGTSLDLEAAIAALPPGARRIFVLHDVEGYKHEEIGEMLSITAGGSKAQLHRARMLLREALNR
- a CDS encoding TonB-dependent receptor — translated: MKRLLLMVALVFPSLAGGQDACAPAEGGRWATPLDRLIRVGAGLPVRDAIDRAGRQAGVTFAYSVDLLPAGATSCTAASGVRLGDALALWLSGSTLEPVITGPDRIMLVPGRRPQPPADGVSDSLPAPALLAQVRVEEARGIPLVGMVTAARTIVDRAAIEASGASTIAQLLTTHVPGMWIWTPSPSSLGAAVASLRGASSFGASYPKVYVDGVEVANPLFLAQLAPDQVARIEVIRGPQGAALYGSGAVSGVIEITTLQASGLSAPSHLSVRSSAGVSESAYAPLGAFVQEHAFSGRMGREDRSLSAGLAMATTGAFVPGAYSRQLQGTVGAAVLGARARWQFTARGVSQEAGNPLSPLLPAAQAAPASSLQPHAAIGAPEVTLPWDSTRAQSVREYTVASTLAFERALWSHQATAGVDGYVLDNLAATAGRYRTPGDSALLSAAGNAQRVSLRWSGNRHFVAGTVGTGAVTFGLDQSSLRDATRGASFAPAQTGESAIWRHTTGLMAQGEITWRGAFVLNGGLRLEHNVGYTLLSGVETLPTVGAAWRHTAGPTAITLRGSYGRAIQQPRVGSRDNPWGGRSPAVVVLEPESQAGFEYGFDLRYGTAATVSLTRFDQRATNLIQPVLSTGPGGRGLTTRLENIGAIDNRGWELEGRVTRGALNLTGSLGLTDSRVERLARGYQGDLRPNDRVLQVPAHTVSLAANWLGRGWSATANVARAGNWINYDWLSLTSADRPPTGDALRGYWLRYPGTTRVGLVFTREVTSAFELMGSAENLLGTQRGEPDNVTIVPGRTMRAGLRAKF